The sequence TTCCTGTCTATCACCTGATAGTTCACCATGTTATGTTCAGTGTACAACCAAAACCCTGTTGCAACGTCTGCGGGATCTTGTGGTAGAAATGGCGAGTTGTCATAAGGTGGGTCATTGTTAAAACAACCAAGGTCCCCGTAACATACCTCATCTGCCAGACCTAGAGAAATAAAGCAACGACACATACACATTTGTGTTCATTAACAACGCCGAGAAATGCATAGATGAAGCGACATGGTTATATTTCCAAACAATTTAATTAACGTTGCCCTATGGAGggggattgggtatttattttggattttttaaaactaaaaaatgtgaaaaaaaatatgttattgtacgtacaataacaacctccttttaaaaaaaattccaaatcctcatccatatggccactttaaactaATTAAAAGTCAATAGACAGTACAAACAATATTACTAACCGATGCATGTATATGATTGACCAAACAAATGAGGTTTAAGGCGCAATGatcattttataattttgtacatcTGACCACTGCAAAGTAAGAAGGCTTCTACTATAAACAGATACTTGGACAACAATATATTTGTTCTGGATATTGATGCGAATTCATAGGTCTAAGGGTCAGACGGACAGTGACTTACCAGTTTAGCTTGCAGGAAAGGCAGAAGTAACATAATATCACAATTTTATCTCATAGTTACACAAAATGCCCTTTACTTTTGATCATCAGTTCGGGCAGATGATATTGGCGTTGAATAGCATGCCTGTATGTAAGATAGACGTTCGTTACTCTGAGGCCAGGGAGATGGACACATTCCGGTTGATATCTAGTTATAGCAAAAGGTCAAGGTCTACTTCCGGTATATCTAGATAAACGATATTTCTATTTAAGGTTGTTAGAGTTATGTATAATACATAATGGTATTTCTATTATATAGTTACCTTGTTTAGTTAGGCAGAAAATGACTGCGAATGCTAGGAACACACACTTCATCTTTCTGTATCTGCAAAGGAATATGGCAGAAACTTTGGCTCAAACATGATGATTGGGAAATAAGATAGAGGATGTGCTCAGATGCCTAATGGACATTTGAAGATAATGGCCAGGAACTATTAATAGGTGCTAGTGAATCTAGATGTCTGAAAACTCTCATTGGCTTTTGCTCCGTCCATATGGTATCATTAGGCCAGCAAAGTGAGTATGTATTCATGAACAAGTTGTGGTTAAGATGTTATCTTGTGAGCTTTATAGCCTGTCAACAAAAGACTGTTCGAAACAAATACCACATATCAACAGAAAATAAAGCTGAGTGTATACGTTTTCAGGCCAGATTTATATTTCGGGTGTAAAAGGTTTCATGTAGTGtaattctacttactgaagcatatgTAAGTATCACTTGCAATTCTCGATACTACAATATAATTCTACCACCTAGGAAATATGTCTACTGTCTTTTCTGTTTTGACCCTCTAGAATGAGGGGAAATATTATTGCAGGTACCGggaattgactgaactcaaatctggtgttatgacataacataacaatcCGATGCCATATTTTTCTAAGTATCAAAAGGTGTGGCGTCATCCACACTAGACAATcaattgttctaacaatgccagaaggcaattgtaatgtcatttaGAAGAAGGCATGTACTATCACCATTAATACGTTACTATAATAGTTCAATCCAGGTTTTATGTATTTTCTCTTCTGTAAGTAAATGGTTTATAAAATCGACTTGTGCCACTCTAAGAAGAATATAATGCTAAGTTCATTAACATAATCTATATATTCCAATGATTACTTACTTTGATACTGTCTATTAGATTCATGCGATCACATTGGACAAAACAGCATTATGTGATTTAGCTGCACTGAAGCAGATTCAAAAACTGTAGTACTTACTTAATTGGAAACAGCGAACGTCACCACTCGTAGTCTTGCAGTAAATGTTAATTCCGTGTACAGGTTTGGTCAAATGAATGTTTGTCAGAAACCTGAATCGAGGGGCCTGGCGACCCATATGGTACAAATGACCTGTTTCCCATGTGGtatatcaaataatgatatgAGTTTTCAGAAGGGTGTCACCTTGAGATCGTGGAGATAAATGAAGGACATGAAGAGGCCACCGAACTGTTAATAGTTACATATTAATGTCGGGAGGAAAATAAACCCAAGATTTTCTTTTTGTTCGACGAAGTCACTACTTTTTGCTGCATATACCTGCTAACCTGCCAAAGaatacaaactaaaacaatgTGCGTGCAACACGTGCACATGCATTATATGACTTTTATAAAATTCGAGAAAACACAGGTGATCAACATTAACTCTTGTGCATGTTGTGATGCTGTGATGATGTACATGCTTAGGTCCGCAGTGTGTCGTGAAATCCTGCAACTTGCTGGACTTGGTGCTATTGGTAAACTGAATTTGACAAACGTTAATAATTTCACGCTTGTGGATATATTATATAGGATACGACGAGTCGGACCGCCATTTCTAACCCAGTATTTCTATGTTTTGCTCCATATTTAAGCAAACACCTCATTAGCCAAGAGTATTAGACAGGCAGAATTGCTTATATTACTACCTAATTGCGTTGAAGGGATATGTattcattacttgtgttgtatttattggagagacagacagacagacagacagacagacagacagacagacagacagacagacagacagacagacagacagataaacagacagacaaacaaacaaacaaacaaacaaacaaacaaacaaacaaacaaacaaacagaaagagagagatatATCGTAGCCGCAATCATTGAAACTGCATGGAGTAACTGCTgtagtttgatattgtacagaAAGTGATATTTCACATCTGATTAATTTGCTGCAGCACGTAAGCGATTTAATCATGCTGAATTGGGGATACTTATTCATTTGCCGATCGTCCAACATCCGCGCCGCTTTAACGCACTTTGTGAGCTTAGAATTTGGGTTATCAAACTTCTAGTCGCTCCTCTGACATGCAAGATTATTTTATGAATGGCCCATTATCCATGAAAATTTAGCTTTTAGCATTTATTATGAATGTTTACAGAACTCAATGAAATGTGAATCATTACTAATTACTTTTTTAATGGTAGATCCGGAAATGATGTTTACACTGTTACATTTGATGTCAAGAATATATTGTATCGAGAACAAGCTAATTTAAAATGAATTAACCCTGACAAAATGGAAATTCGGCGTTCGTTTCCAGGTAGAAGATCCCCTTCTCCTCTGATAAAGCATGGTATCCCATTCGAGAGCACACTGGCTCACATGTATTACAACAAGATGGACAGGTAACCCATTGGTCCAGTTCACACGGATATGCTGAAAACTTGCATTCACTGTTGATAGACTCGGCAAAAAATTCGTAAGCACGGCCGTGATTTCCATTATCACAAGAATCTGATAAAACATGGTAGAATGTTAAGCATTATGTATTCTCTGGTTAGATATTTCGTAAGTGGGCCTTCAATAAttattcggggggggggggtagcagGTTCTACGTGTTACAAATCGGATCTCGTTAGAGTGCTTGAGTTAGGGAAAGGGTCATTGTTTGCCTTGACGCATTGTTTTGTATAACTTTGCATATTTTGTGATGTTAACATCCCAACACTGCCACCACTGTCACATATTATACAGCTGCCagatcccaccactgccaccattatATCACAATATAACAGCATATTAGTTTAAACCACTGCTGACAGCAATACACTCAGTAAATCAATTATcatttgtggtgtgaggaggaGAGTGTGTCTCTGAAGATACGGGGTATGATACTAAGGATAATGTATTAGAGTGGAATGTTGACCTTAGTTCCGAAAATGTTGATAGTCTAGGCTTTGAGAGTttgaaattcattcattcatggtagtagtgggaaataaacaaggctttcaaaactatcaaaatGGTGGCATCAGTGGAACCGAGTCCTTGCTATTGCCATTGTTGCTGGAACTTGAGTTCCCTTTTCACATCTGACAGCAGTTATCtcaatgtttttgaaatatttcaacagaGAAGGGTTATATTATCAAAGAAAGGGCAATTGATAGAGGgccattttttagaaaatgggataggGGAGAGTCATATTTTACGCAACAGTAATAATTGAATTAACGGCTATGTTTTTTCTTATATCTCTCCTTACTAAAACTGTACTATAAGAAACCTAGCAGATTGATTTGTTCAAGGTAAACTATTATAGGCATACAACTTTCTATTTTATGTATCTCTAGCCTCATTCGCAAACCTACAATAGAACCTCACCTGATTCACATCCTGGTTGCATTTCACCACCATTGGGATAAAAGTCAGCATCAGCACACTGGAAAAAGGACAGCAGAACAAACTTACAGATATTACACAGATTTCAATTGAATTATTTTCTTGCCATTCTAGTTGGATTTTTGTATTCCGTATTGCACTTTAATCTCATTTAAAGACAATTGCATTGCAAAATAAGCCCATTTTAATTTATCACTCTTGTCACAGTCCTCTTTGCTTTAACAAAACTGTGACATCTGTCAGTGATGGGTGTCAGGAAAGTATTAAACATAGTTATCTGCTGAAAAGGGGCACAAGCTATATGTCTATCCACTTTGAGGTTTCATTTCTGCTGCATATTTGAAATTCTCATACCTGTGATGTACTCCCCTCAACTGTATATGCTGAACCATGTAACCATCAGCTTAAATTGATTGAGCCCAAACTTGGTATCATGACTTATAAACTATCGGTATGTGACATAATTAATGTGAAGTGCATAAACTAAAGGGCAATGAACTGTTCTATCAACACCAAAGGgaaattaatgtaatctcataGAACACCTGCATCGGCATAAACTTATTCtagaaaaattatgaaaatattttacttgAGGGAAAGCTCACAAATGCTTGTGtcacttcaaattcaaagaaACGGGTTGCAGGAGTCATTTTATTTCCATGGCAATCACGCAAACTTGTTCGACAGTAAATAATGATGGATAATTATAGGTCAAGTCAGAGGCCATTTACCGAAAATAATTGGGCACTTTTGAGTAAAGCACCAGCATTTCATTTATGGCCACGTATACCATTtcacaacaaatattttgtggTTGACATTTCCGAATACTCTACGCCTTCCTTTGGATCCATACCACATTTACACTGATACTTGACTCAGCAACTTGCTAACATAAACATTGTCCTCACCGGCATCTTTATTCCTGAACCAGCAGTGTCTGTATGTAGAACGTCTACAAATACGGCATCAGTAGGGTCTAGTCGGACAAGAGGGTCTTCGTCTTCAAAACTATTCTTTGCTGGATCAAGTCcttgaatatataaatatattgtgtaACAATCATAGGTAATAGTTACCTACTTGTGGATGATCACTTTTTGCCCCAAATGTACGTGTTACAGCATGGAGTACAGTTTAACAGGACCTATCCTCTTTCCCCTATATATTCCAAGTTTACCCTTTTCTGCTTCAAGTAATATGCATTCATATCCAAAAACTAACTTTCAATTCTGGAATGTGATGGGGCTTCATTGCTCCGAATTCCACAATGATTTGGTGTGCTCGATTGAAACAGTTTCTCTTAACAGTTTTCATCCATTAATATACTTATTTCATGGACTGTCTGGCACATGCAAGGGTAAACGCATCATAACTTGAAAACagcatcaatctgattaaaatctgatgtagtggaCACTCGCGATTTCgttttggctgttatgtttactgtcgtttgttcttttatGAGCGCTCGTTGCATGTATCTGACACGATGCCATAGGTTTTCCTGAGCCACATGAGAATGCAGAGTGAtttcactcaaccaatgaaaatgcgTAATACACCAAAACATACAGGTGCAGTACTTCAGACCGCTCTTTTCAAAAAAGGCACAAGCACAGAGTGGAGACaacgatgttatcattattgtttggtcaTTCTCTTTCTTTCCATTTCGAACGTTTCGTATTGTAAGATAGATTCTCattggctactcgtaagtacgGGATTTGGtttgggaaaacctatggtattgtgtcagatgtatgtaacgagcgctcactaaagaacaaacgacagcaaacgtaacagccaaaaagggACTTTTGATCAAATTGCACGAGCATTATAttgcacttttttttcaaatatgctcccctttgttttattttatgtaaatttaaatcaGATTTAAGCAATGCATGTTGAAACAAATTCAGACCTGTGATTCTTCCAATATCAGGTGACCTTTCACCAGCATGACCACTACATTGTGCCCCAAGACTGTGTCCAATCAAATGCACTTTTGATGGTAAGTACTCTCCAAGTAAGTCATCAAGGAACCGTATGAAAGCGTCGACTTCTGCACCTACTAGTTGGGTATTCGAGACAGCCTGTGGGTAGGCTGCGAACGCACCACCGAACCAGTCAACAGCAATGATGTTCAGGTCTTCTGTCTATTTGTATatgatcaataaataaaacaaaaacatgtggTACAGCAGCGGAAACCGAGCTTTTAGCccagatagacacaaactgagaGTACTGTTGCagcataaatgttgatatacGCTAATGACTTGGCATTAAAGGTGCAGACTGGACAGATTGATAACTTGATCATGCCGTGAGCCCAACTATAGGCTCAGAATTCGACCAACATATTTGGAGGCGAGGTCACATATAAACCCAAGTTATTGCTAAAATCATTGGCAAGTATTTTACTCCGAAATGAAAATAGGTCAAATAATCTTTTTAAATTTACtctttgagagagagagagagagagagagagagagagagagagagagagagagagagagagaatcagacagatagacagtcagtcagtcagtcagtcagtcagtcagtcagagagCGTGCATGTCTGTGATGATTTTAGTTTGTTATTAAAGTGTGAAAGAGAGAGTCTGACATAGACAGTGAGGATGTAGACAGAGACAGTCACACGTACAGACTGAACCATTTCAATATTACTCATTAGTGAAACAAATCCTACCGAATTAAGAAAGGCTTCTCGCACTTTTACTACCCATTCTGTCTCCCCACTATTAACCCATCCATGGATCAAGAATTTGGTATCCTTTAATC comes from Glandiceps talaboti chromosome 11, keGlaTala1.1, whole genome shotgun sequence and encodes:
- the LOC144441993 gene encoding pancreatic lipase-related protein 2-like, with product MFAILYNVPKIYGLADEVCYGDLGCFTNDPPYDNSPQLPQDPETVNTGFWLYTWDNRDVPQIIDRMDADSLLNSNFDRLKDTKFLIHGWVNSGETEWVVKVREAFLNSTEDLNIIAVDWFGGAFAAYPQAVSNTQLVGAEVDAFIRFLDDLLGEYLPSKVHLIGHSLGAQCSGHAGERSPDIGRITGLDPAKNSFEDEDPLVRLDPTDAVFVDVLHTDTAGSGIKMPCADADFYPNGGEMQPGCESDSCDNGNHGRAYEFFAESINSECKFSAYPCELDQWVTCPSCCNTCEPVCSRMGYHALSEEKGIFYLETNAEFPFCQG